Below is a window of Caldicellulosiruptoraceae bacterium PP1 DNA.
CTACTAGATGAGGCCACATCAAGTCTTGATGTCGAATCAGAATATCAAATACAAACTGCTTTAGAAAGGCTGATGGAAGGAAAAACTTCAATTATTGTTGCTCATAGACTATCTACAATTAAAAATGTTGATAGGATATTTGTAATTGATCAAGGTAAAATTGTTGAAGAAGGAACACATAATTCTCTTATGCTTGGCGAAACAATTTACAAAAAACTATATCAAAAGCAATTTGAAGATTTAAATCTACAAGTGGCCTTAAGTGAGGAGTGATTTTTTTGAAAAGATTCAGGAATAATAGGTTAATAAGACTATTTTCATTTATGTGGAAAGATAAATCAAATCCATTTTTAGGAATTTTATATATATTTTCAGCTTTATTTGTTGCAGCAGAAAGCTTAATTTTCAACTATATCTTTTCTATTGGTCTTATGTATATAACCCAAGGTGCAGTTGAAAAAAACTATAAAATACTATTAGATGGTGTCTTATTTATGATAAAACTTATGTTGATAGTATTGTTGATTGCACCCTTCATTTCATACATTTATCAATATTGCATTAGAAAAACAACAATAATTATTAGAAAAAATCTATTTGAACATATATTAAATCTACCTATGAGTATTTTTGAGCAAAAGCATAGTGCAGACATTATTTCAAGAATAAATAATGATGTTAATGTGGCTGAAAATGCTTATTCGTGGCAGATTATGGTATTATTTTCTGCCTTTTTTACAGGGATAGGTGGAAGTATAATAATTGCAACAGCTAACTGGAAGTTATTCTTATATGTTGTTTTTATAGGATTATTATCTGCAGGAGTAAATACTTTGTTTTTTAAACCTATTCAAAAAATAAGTAATCAAATTCAGGAAGGATATTCCAAAGTTAGCCAAAGATTTTCAGATATAATAGCAGGTAATCAGGTAATAAAGATATTTAATATAGGTAGTATAATATTTCAGAAATTTGTTGATATGAATACTTTTGTCTTAAGGCTTAGCCTACGTCGAGTAAAATTTAATGCAACGCTAAATGCATTAAACACATTCTTAGGGTTTTTCAGTTTTTTTGGTGCTGTTATTATAGGTGGAATAATGATTATCAATAAAGAGTTTACAATGGCTAAACTTCTTCTTTGCATTAACCTTATGGGTGGAGTTATGTGGATGTTTGGCTCTATAGGTAATTTTATTACTATGATACAAACTTCTTTAGCAGGAGCCTCAAGGATTTTTGAAATTCTTGATATGGATATTGAAGAGAATAATAAGAAATTAAACGAAAGAGATTTAAATGCTAAAGAAAATATAATTAAATTTGAAGGAATTAGTTTTTCGTATAATAATAGTGACTATGTATTTGACAACATAAATTTTAGCATACCTCAAAATAGTATTGTTGCTTTTGTAGGCTCAAGTGGTGCAGGCAAAAGCACATTGTTTAAATTGATTCTTAGATTTTATAAACCAAGCAAAGGGAAAATATATCTATTTAATAAAGAGATTAGTGAATATTCATTAGAACAATTAAGGGATATAATCTCATATGTTCCACAGGAAAGCTTTTTATTTAATGGGACAATTTTAGAAAATATAGGCTATGGTAAAGAAAATGCTACAAAAGAAGAGATAATTGAGGCAGCTAAACTTGCTTATGCACATGATTTTATAATGAATTTACCTAATGGATATGATACAGTTGTAGGAGAAAGAGGAGCCCTTTTATCGGGTGGTCAAAGACAAAGAATTGCTATCGCAAGGGCACTACTTAAAAACTCACCAATTCTTTTATTGGATGAGGCCACAAGTTCACTTGATTCTGAATCAGAAAGCCTTGTTCAAGAAGCTTTGAATAACCTTATGAAAGGTAAAACAACCTTGGTTATAGCTCATAGACTTTCAACAATAAAAAATGCTGATATTATATATGTTATAGATGATGGTAAAATAATAGAACAAGGAACTCATGATGAGCTTATTGAAAAAAGTGGCAAGTATCAATACTTCTATAAAATGATGGCTGCAAATACTGTTTCTTAATATCTAAGTAATTAAATAATAACACCTTAGTATGAAAATGCTTTGGTGTTTTTTTATTTTTCGACAAATAATTAATTTAATAAATCTTAAAAATA
It encodes the following:
- a CDS encoding ABC transporter ATP-binding protein; protein product: MKRFRNNRLIRLFSFMWKDKSNPFLGILYIFSALFVAAESLIFNYIFSIGLMYITQGAVEKNYKILLDGVLFMIKLMLIVLLIAPFISYIYQYCIRKTTIIIRKNLFEHILNLPMSIFEQKHSADIISRINNDVNVAENAYSWQIMVLFSAFFTGIGGSIIIATANWKLFLYVVFIGLLSAGVNTLFFKPIQKISNQIQEGYSKVSQRFSDIIAGNQVIKIFNIGSIIFQKFVDMNTFVLRLSLRRVKFNATLNALNTFLGFFSFFGAVIIGGIMIINKEFTMAKLLLCINLMGGVMWMFGSIGNFITMIQTSLAGASRIFEILDMDIEENNKKLNERDLNAKENIIKFEGISFSYNNSDYVFDNINFSIPQNSIVAFVGSSGAGKSTLFKLILRFYKPSKGKIYLFNKEISEYSLEQLRDIISYVPQESFLFNGTILENIGYGKENATKEEIIEAAKLAYAHDFIMNLPNGYDTVVGERGALLSGGQRQRIAIARALLKNSPILLLDEATSSLDSESESLVQEALNNLMKGKTTLVIAHRLSTIKNADIIYVIDDGKIIEQGTHDELIEKSGKYQYFYKMMAANTVS